The proteins below come from a single Erysipelothrix piscisicarius genomic window:
- the rplN gene encoding 50S ribosomal protein L14, producing MIQNESRCKVADNTGAKEILVIRCLGGSRRRSASIGDIVVGTVKQAIPGGTVKKGDVVKAVVVRTKYGVRRENGSYINFDDNAVVILKDDMTPRGTRIFGPVARELREYNFMKIVSLAPEVL from the coding sequence ATGATACAAAATGAATCAAGATGTAAAGTCGCTGACAACACTGGTGCTAAGGAAATCTTAGTAATTCGTTGCCTAGGTGGTAGCCGTCGTCGTTCAGCAAGCATTGGAGACATTGTTGTTGGTACGGTTAAACAAGCTATTCCTGGTGGAACAGTTAAAAAAGGTGATGTCGTTAAAGCGGTAGTAGTTCGTACTAAATACGGTGTACGTCGTGAAAATGGATCATACATTAATTTCGATGATAACGCAGTTGTTATCTTAAAAGATGATATGACTCCTCGCGGAACTCGTATTTTTGGACCGGTAGCTCGCGAGCTTCGTGAATATAATTTCATGAAAATCGTATCATTAGCACCGGAAGTGTTATAG
- the rplX gene encoding 50S ribosomal protein L24 has protein sequence MRIKRGDNVQVITGSYKGTIGDVIEVSPKHDKVKVEGVNLIKKHMKPSQMNPEGGIIEQEAWIHVSNVMLYDAKAKAPSRVAYKEEKGKKVRVYKKSGAAVK, from the coding sequence ATGAGAATCAAACGTGGAGATAATGTTCAAGTAATTACAGGCTCATACAAGGGGACCATTGGTGATGTCATTGAAGTTTCACCTAAACATGACAAAGTAAAGGTTGAAGGTGTTAATTTAATTAAAAAACACATGAAACCAAGCCAAATGAACCCAGAGGGTGGTATTATTGAACAAGAAGCATGGATTCATGTTTCAAACGTAATGTTATACGATGCTAAAGCAAAAGCTCCAAGCCGTGTAGCTTACAAAGAAGAAAAAGGTAAAAAAGTTCGCGTCTATAAAAAATCAGGCGCAGCAGTAAAATAA
- the rplE gene encoding 50S ribosomal protein L5, whose amino-acid sequence MNLKEQYKNEVVAKLVEEFNYTSVMQTPKLEKIVVNMGVGEAINNAKFLDDAVADLEIITGQKPVITRAKKSIANFKLREDMPIGCRVTLRGQKMYDFLEKLIKVALPRVRDFRGINGGSFDGRGNYTMGVKEQLIFPEIDFDKVNKVRGMDITIVTTAKTDKEGYALLSMLGMPFKKEGN is encoded by the coding sequence ATGAACTTAAAAGAACAATACAAAAATGAAGTAGTTGCTAAATTAGTTGAAGAATTTAACTATACTTCAGTAATGCAAACACCTAAACTCGAAAAAATCGTTGTTAACATGGGTGTTGGTGAAGCAATCAACAACGCTAAATTCTTAGATGATGCTGTTGCTGATTTAGAAATTATTACTGGTCAAAAACCAGTTATCACAAGAGCTAAAAAATCAATTGCTAACTTCAAATTACGTGAAGATATGCCTATTGGATGTAGAGTAACACTACGTGGTCAAAAAATGTATGACTTCTTAGAAAAACTTATCAAAGTTGCTCTTCCTCGTGTACGTGACTTCCGTGGTATTAACGGTGGATCATTTGACGGACGTGGTAACTATACTATGGGTGTTAAAGAACAATTAATCTTCCCAGAAATTGATTTTGATAAAGTAAATAAAGTTCGTGGTATGGATATTACTATCGTTACTACAGCTAAAACAGATAAAGAAGGTTATGCTTTACTTTCAATGTTAGGCATGCCATTTAAAAAGGAGGGTAACTAA
- the rpsN gene encoding 30S ribosomal protein S14, which translates to MAKKSKIAREKQRQEIVDRYAEKRAELKAKGDYEGLQKLPRNASPVRLHNRDMVDGRPHGYLRKYGMSRIRFREAAHKGQIPGVKKASW; encoded by the coding sequence ATGGCTAAGAAATCAAAAATCGCTCGTGAAAAACAACGTCAAGAGATCGTAGATCGCTACGCAGAAAAACGTGCTGAGTTAAAAGCCAAAGGTGATTACGAAGGACTTCAAAAACTTCCACGTAATGCATCACCTGTACGTCTTCACAACCGCGACATGGTTGACGGACGCCCTCACGGATACTTACGTAAATACGGTATGTCTCGTATTCGCTTCCGCGAAGCTGCTCATAAAGGGCAAATTCCAGGCGTTAAAAAGGCAAGCTGGTAG
- the rpsH gene encoding 30S ribosomal protein S8, translating to MYVTDPIADLLTRVRNAIQAKHDVVEIPASKEKTEIARILKEEGFIRDYLVSGEGIQKTITIVLKYGPNNERVISGLKRISKPGKRVYAKTNEVPRVLNGLGIAIISTSEGMLTDKQARAKHVGGEVLAYVW from the coding sequence ATGTATGTAACAGATCCAATCGCTGATTTACTTACACGTGTTCGTAATGCTATTCAAGCAAAACACGATGTAGTTGAAATTCCAGCAAGTAAAGAAAAAACAGAAATCGCTAGAATTTTGAAAGAAGAAGGTTTTATCCGCGACTACCTAGTTAGTGGTGAAGGAATCCAAAAGACAATTACAATTGTTCTTAAATATGGTCCTAACAACGAACGAGTAATTAGCGGGTTAAAACGAATTTCAAAACCTGGTAAACGCGTATACGCGAAGACAAATGAAGTTCCACGTGTTCTTAACGGACTTGGAATTGCAATCATTTCAACTTCAGAAGGTATGCTAACAGACAAGCAAGCTCGCGCTAAACATGTTGGTGGCGAAGTCTTAGCTTACGTTTGGTAA
- the rplF gene encoding 50S ribosomal protein L6 produces the protein MSRIGNKTITIPAGVEVEVKAGNEVTVKGPKGTLTRQFSELYEIEINEGEINVKRPNDSKKVKQLHGTTRSLIANMITGVSEGFTKSLELVGIGYRASKSDNKLVLNVGYSHPIEFELEDGVDIEVPSSTAINVSGVDKQRVGEWAANIRATRKPEPYLGKGVKYKNEVIRRKEGKTAAKK, from the coding sequence ATGTCACGTATCGGAAATAAAACGATTACCATTCCGGCAGGCGTTGAAGTCGAAGTAAAAGCTGGCAATGAGGTGACAGTAAAAGGTCCTAAGGGAACTTTAACACGTCAGTTCAGTGAGCTTTACGAAATCGAAATTAACGAAGGCGAAATCAACGTTAAACGCCCGAATGATTCAAAAAAAGTTAAACAATTACATGGTACTACACGATCACTAATCGCTAACATGATTACTGGAGTAAGTGAAGGATTCACTAAATCTCTAGAATTAGTTGGTATCGGGTATCGTGCATCTAAGTCAGATAACAAGTTAGTCTTGAATGTTGGATACTCACATCCAATCGAGTTTGAACTAGAAGATGGTGTAGATATCGAAGTACCTAGCTCAACAGCTATCAACGTCAGTGGTGTTGATAAGCAACGCGTTGGAGAATGGGCAGCAAATATTCGTGCTACTCGTAAACCTGAACCATATCTCGGTAAAGGTGTTAAATACAAAAATGAAGTTATCCGTCGCAAAGAGGGTAAAACAGCAGCTAAGAAATAG
- the rplR gene encoding 50S ribosomal protein L18: MAKKLSRNQERVRRHARVRRKVSGTQERPRLSVYRSNGNISAQVIDDVTGNTLVSAGSVQMKLANGGNIEAAAQVGNAVAKLALEQGIKSVVFDRGGYIYHGRVKALAEAAREAGLEF; the protein is encoded by the coding sequence ATGGCAAAAAAATTATCAAGAAATCAAGAACGAGTTCGTCGTCATGCTCGAGTTCGTCGTAAAGTCAGTGGAACGCAAGAACGCCCACGTCTTAGCGTGTATCGATCAAATGGAAACATTTCTGCACAAGTTATTGATGATGTTACAGGTAACACATTAGTATCAGCAGGATCGGTACAAATGAAACTCGCAAATGGCGGTAATATTGAGGCAGCAGCGCAAGTTGGTAACGCTGTAGCTAAATTAGCATTAGAACAAGGAATTAAATCTGTAGTGTTTGACCGTGGTGGTTATATTTATCATGGACGTGTTAAAGCATTAGCAGAGGCAGCTCGTGAAGCTGGACTAGAGTTTTAA
- the rpsE gene encoding 30S ribosomal protein S5, translating to MNRKPRREQREQEFEERVVVINRVTKVVKGGRRFRFAALVVVGDKKGRVGFGTGKANEVPDAIRKGVEAAKKNLINVKMINGTLPHANTGKFGAGEVFVRPAAEGTGVIAGGAIRDVMELAGVTDVLTKCIGSRTPINMVRATFEALESMKTVDEVANLREIKVEDVR from the coding sequence ATGAATCGTAAACCTAGAAGAGAACAACGCGAACAAGAATTCGAAGAACGCGTTGTTGTCATCAATCGTGTAACTAAAGTTGTTAAGGGTGGTCGTCGTTTCCGCTTCGCTGCTCTAGTTGTAGTTGGTGACAAAAAAGGTCGTGTCGGTTTCGGAACAGGTAAAGCCAACGAAGTTCCAGATGCAATCCGCAAGGGTGTAGAAGCCGCAAAGAAAAACTTAATTAACGTTAAGATGATTAACGGAACATTGCCACATGCAAACACAGGTAAATTTGGTGCCGGAGAAGTATTTGTACGTCCTGCAGCAGAAGGGACTGGAGTTATTGCTGGTGGAGCAATTCGTGACGTTATGGAGTTAGCAGGTGTTACTGACGTGCTAACAAAATGTATTGGTTCACGTACACCAATCAACATGGTTCGTGCTACATTTGAAGCACTAGAATCAATGAAAACAGTTGATGAAGTTGCGAATTTAAGAGAAATCAAAGTCGAAGACGTACGATAG
- the rplO gene encoding 50S ribosomal protein L15, with the protein MKLHELKYNEGARQDRKRLGRGQGSGTGKTSGKGHKGQNARSGGGVSLGFEGGQTPLFKRIPKRGFKNVNRVDYAVVNLSSLNVFEDGTEVTIEALLEKGIIKKTLDGVKILGQGELEKKLVVKANAFSKSAVESIEKLGGKVEVI; encoded by the coding sequence ATGAAATTACATGAATTAAAATATAATGAAGGTGCACGCCAAGATCGTAAACGTCTTGGTCGTGGACAAGGTTCAGGAACTGGTAAGACATCAGGCAAAGGTCACAAGGGTCAAAATGCTCGTAGTGGCGGTGGTGTTTCACTAGGATTTGAAGGTGGTCAAACACCATTGTTCAAACGTATTCCAAAACGCGGTTTTAAAAATGTTAACCGTGTGGACTACGCAGTTGTAAACTTAAGTTCATTAAACGTATTTGAAGACGGAACTGAAGTTACAATTGAAGCACTTTTAGAAAAAGGAATTATCAAAAAAACACTTGACGGAGTTAAAATCTTAGGTCAAGGTGAATTAGAGAAAAAATTAGTTGTTAAAGCTAACGCATTCTCAAAATCAGCAGTTGAAAGTATTGAAAAATTAGGTGGAAAAGTAGAGGTAATCTAA
- the secY gene encoding preprotein translocase subunit SecY, with the protein MRFFTDLFKNKEIRIRVIFTLAMLLIYRLGTVIPVPNVDSVKVAGSMASELNSNTLVGMMNILGGGFIQSFSIFALGVGPYITASIIIQLLSMDVIPYLTELTKSGQKGKLQLDRITRYLGVVLAYIQAIGIISLLNNQHKILLSSTVADYFFMGTVMAAGTMFLLWLGDQITQKGVGNGLSMIIFAGIVSNLPSQFKGAFAEMTKAGTTMGFVWCAVYVLLYLAIIILVIYMNGAVRKISIQYTSNVGGTTRGKNMNHLPLMINSASVIPVIFAGAIMQAPVIVMSWINQNSGFYKFMTTTMSLQQPVGLIVYALLIIAFTFFYTHLQVDPEKISEDFGKNGSYIPGVRPGKDTKNYISTILNRITVLGALFLTFVALLPHVLPMITQGAIPASTAIGGTGIIIVVGVALETVKELEGRMTQRSYKGLFNK; encoded by the coding sequence ATGAGATTTTTTACTGATTTATTCAAAAATAAAGAAATCAGAATAAGAGTCATTTTCACACTTGCAATGTTATTGATTTATCGACTAGGGACAGTTATTCCTGTTCCTAACGTCGATAGCGTTAAAGTCGCAGGATCAATGGCTAGCGAACTAAATTCAAATACATTAGTTGGAATGATGAATATTCTTGGTGGAGGGTTTATCCAATCATTTTCAATTTTCGCTCTAGGTGTAGGACCTTACATTACCGCATCAATTATTATCCAATTGTTATCAATGGATGTTATACCATATTTAACTGAGTTAACGAAGTCTGGTCAAAAGGGTAAATTACAACTTGACCGAATTACACGTTACCTTGGCGTGGTATTAGCATACATTCAAGCGATTGGAATTATTAGCTTACTCAACAATCAACATAAAATTCTGTTGAGTAGTACTGTAGCGGACTACTTCTTTATGGGAACTGTAATGGCTGCGGGAACAATGTTCCTTCTATGGCTTGGTGATCAAATCACTCAAAAGGGTGTAGGTAATGGATTATCAATGATTATTTTCGCAGGTATCGTATCAAATCTACCAAGTCAGTTTAAAGGCGCTTTTGCTGAAATGACTAAAGCTGGTACAACTATGGGCTTTGTATGGTGTGCAGTCTATGTGCTCTTATACTTAGCGATTATTATTCTTGTTATCTACATGAACGGCGCCGTTCGTAAGATTTCAATTCAATATACATCAAACGTAGGTGGAACCACTCGTGGTAAGAATATGAACCATTTGCCATTAATGATTAACTCTGCATCAGTTATTCCAGTAATTTTTGCTGGAGCAATTATGCAAGCACCTGTTATTGTTATGAGTTGGATTAACCAAAATAGTGGTTTCTACAAGTTTATGACAACAACAATGAGCTTACAACAACCGGTAGGATTAATTGTCTATGCATTATTAATAATTGCATTCACATTCTTCTACACACACTTACAAGTTGACCCTGAAAAGATTTCAGAGGATTTCGGTAAGAATGGATCATATATCCCAGGTGTACGCCCGGGTAAAGATACAAAGAATTACATCAGTACAATTCTAAATAGAATTACGGTATTAGGAGCCTTATTCCTAACATTTGTAGCATTACTCCCTCATGTGCTACCGATGATTACACAGGGAGCAATTCCAGCAAGTACAGCAATTGGTGGTACAGGTATCATCATCGTTGTCGGTGTTGCACTTGAAACAGTTAAGGAACTTGAGGGTCGTATGACACAACGTTCATACAAAGGTTTATTTAACAAATAA
- a CDS encoding adenylate kinase, with translation MNLLIMGPAGSGKGTMSAHIVELFNVAHISTGDMFREAISNATPVGIEAKSYIDQGKLVPDEVTDRMVKERISKDDCLNGYLLDGYPRNLHQAEALEVMSNDINRPIDLVINLEVEYEELVKRITGRRLCKDCGAIYHIDNNPPKVESKCDICGGELYQRSDDNEEKLQVRFEEYINQTKPVIDYYREKGLVRDVNASQPAETVMNEIKNILEAVK, from the coding sequence ATGAATTTATTAATCATGGGTCCTGCTGGTAGTGGTAAAGGTACAATGTCAGCGCATATTGTTGAATTGTTCAATGTTGCTCACATTTCAACTGGAGATATGTTTAGAGAAGCTATCTCAAATGCTACTCCAGTTGGAATTGAAGCAAAATCATATATTGATCAAGGAAAACTTGTGCCTGACGAAGTAACCGACCGCATGGTAAAAGAGCGTATCTCAAAAGATGATTGCTTGAATGGTTACTTATTGGATGGCTATCCACGTAACTTACATCAAGCAGAAGCACTTGAGGTAATGTCAAATGATATTAACCGCCCTATTGATTTAGTAATCAATCTTGAGGTAGAATATGAGGAGCTTGTAAAACGAATTACGGGCCGTCGTCTATGTAAAGATTGTGGTGCGATCTATCATATTGACAACAATCCACCTAAAGTAGAATCTAAATGTGATATTTGCGGTGGAGAACTATACCAACGAAGCGATGACAACGAAGAAAAACTTCAAGTTCGTTTTGAAGAGTATATTAACCAAACAAAACCAGTTATCGATTATTATCGTGAAAAAGGTTTAGTTCGTGACGTTAATGCATCTCAACCTGCAGAAACCGTTATGAATGAGATAAAAAACATCTTGGAGGCGGTTAAATGA
- the map gene encoding type I methionyl aminopeptidase, with protein MISTKSERELELMREAGRIAFECQEAVKDAIQPGVSTKHLDDIARNYILSQGATPAFLGYDGFPGSICASVNEVLVHGIPSSEVILKNGDIITIDVGAIYKGYYSDHAWTYPVGEISDEAKNLLKVTEESLFAGIEAAVAGNRIGDIGHAVMTVVQPFGYGLPVEYSGHGVGTSMHEAPYVPNVGVPNKGALLRKNMVIAIEPMVQIGTNKTSVLDDEWTVVSEDRSLTAHFEHTVVILEDSYEILTRTKEAFKHS; from the coding sequence ATGATATCAACCAAGTCTGAACGTGAATTAGAATTAATGCGCGAAGCAGGAAGAATTGCTTTTGAGTGCCAAGAGGCAGTCAAGGATGCAATCCAACCTGGTGTATCAACCAAACATTTGGATGATATTGCTCGTAATTATATTCTAAGTCAAGGTGCAACACCAGCGTTTCTTGGTTATGATGGATTTCCGGGTTCAATTTGTGCTTCGGTAAATGAAGTTTTAGTTCATGGTATTCCTAGTTCAGAGGTAATCCTCAAGAATGGCGATATTATCACGATTGATGTAGGCGCTATTTATAAAGGTTATTACAGCGATCATGCTTGGACATATCCTGTTGGGGAAATAAGTGATGAAGCAAAAAACTTATTAAAAGTAACTGAAGAGTCGTTATTTGCAGGAATTGAAGCTGCTGTAGCGGGAAATCGTATTGGAGATATTGGTCATGCGGTAATGACAGTAGTTCAACCATTTGGTTATGGACTTCCTGTTGAATACTCAGGACATGGTGTCGGAACTTCGATGCACGAAGCTCCATACGTACCCAATGTTGGTGTTCCTAATAAGGGAGCGCTTCTTCGCAAAAATATGGTTATTGCGATTGAACCTATGGTTCAAATTGGAACCAATAAAACATCTGTATTAGATGATGAGTGGACTGTTGTATCAGAAGACAGATCCTTAACAGCTCATTTTGAACATACAGTGGTAATTCTTGAAGATAGTTATGAAATTTTAACTCGAACAAAGGAGGCTTTTAAACACTCATGA
- the infA gene encoding translation initiation factor IF-1 produces MSKENVIEVDGVVLDTLPGAMFKVELSNGHEILAHVSGKIRMHYIRILPGDRVTVEISPYDLSRGRITFRHK; encoded by the coding sequence ATGAGCAAAGAAAATGTTATCGAAGTAGATGGAGTAGTTCTTGATACATTGCCTGGAGCAATGTTTAAGGTGGAACTCAGTAATGGTCATGAAATTTTAGCTCACGTATCTGGTAAAATCCGTATGCACTACATTCGCATTTTACCGGGAGATCGCGTGACTGTTGAGATTTCGCCTTACGATTTATCACGTGGGCGCATTACATTTAGACATAAATAA
- the rpmJ gene encoding 50S ribosomal protein L36 translates to MKVRPSVKPMCEKCRVIRRNGRVMIICENPKHKQRQG, encoded by the coding sequence ATGAAAGTAAGACCATCTGTAAAACCAATGTGTGAAAAATGTAGAGTTATTCGACGCAATGGTAGAGTAATGATTATTTGTGAAAATCCAAAACACAAACAAAGACAAGGATAG
- the rpsM gene encoding 30S ribosomal protein S13, which translates to MARIAGIDIPRNKRVVVSLTYIYGIGLTTSKEILEKCEISQDIRVKDLTEEQVNAIRREVESIKVEGDLRREVNLNIKRLMEIGSNRGIRHRRGLPVRGQRTKTNARTRKGPRRTVANKKK; encoded by the coding sequence ATGGCTCGTATAGCAGGAATTGACATTCCACGTAATAAACGTGTAGTAGTCTCATTAACATATATCTACGGTATTGGCTTAACAACATCAAAAGAAATCTTAGAAAAATGCGAAATCAGCCAAGATATCCGCGTTAAAGATTTAACTGAAGAACAAGTTAATGCAATCCGTCGTGAAGTAGAATCAATCAAAGTTGAAGGGGATCTTCGTCGTGAAGTTAACCTTAACATCAAACGCTTAATGGAAATCGGTTCAAACCGAGGAATCCGTCATCGTCGTGGCTTACCAGTTCGTGGACAACGTACAAAAACAAATGCACGTACACGTAAAGGACCTCGTCGTACAGTAGCAAATAAAAAGAAATAA
- the rpsK gene encoding 30S ribosomal protein S11 yields the protein MAKAKVARKRRVRKNIARGVAHIHSTFNNTIVTISDEQGNVIAWSSAGALGFKGSRKSTPYAAQMASEAAAKAAVDHGMKTVEVSVKGPGPGRESAVRALQVAGLEISVINDVTPVPHNGCRPPKRPRG from the coding sequence ATGGCAAAAGCAAAAGTAGCTCGTAAACGTCGTGTCCGTAAGAATATAGCACGCGGAGTTGCACACATTCATTCGACATTTAACAATACTATTGTTACAATTTCAGATGAACAAGGAAATGTTATCGCTTGGTCAAGTGCTGGTGCTTTAGGCTTCAAGGGTTCACGTAAGTCAACACCTTATGCAGCTCAAATGGCATCAGAAGCAGCAGCTAAAGCGGCAGTTGATCATGGTATGAAAACAGTTGAAGTTAGTGTTAAAGGACCTGGACCAGGTCGTGAATCGGCAGTTCGTGCACTTCAAGTAGCAGGACTAGAAATTAGTGTAATCAATGATGTTACACCAGTTCCGCACAATGGATGCCGTCCACCAAAACGTCCACGTGGATAA